One Drosophila virilis strain 15010-1051.87 chromosome 5, Dvir_AGI_RSII-ME, whole genome shotgun sequence DNA window includes the following coding sequences:
- the tun gene encoding protein N-terminal glutamine amidohydrolase isoform X2, with translation MTTDFLFPKIADCSYVSCYCEENVWKLCEQVKRTRPEELSKCYAVFVSNEGRTVPLWRQKAGRGDDQVVIWDYHVFFMHNPLPNRCLVFDLDTTLPFPTYFHKYVTETFRSDLALRPEHHRFFRVIPADTYLIEFSSDRRHMRRPDGSWIKPPPSYPPILSNTNLHCLGDFICMSAGKGPGAVYSLSEFVQNFYKSPHVGVQQNK, from the exons ATGACTACAGATTTTTTATTTCCTAAAATTGCGGATTGCTCCTATGTGTCCTGTTACTG CGAGGAGAACGTTTGGAAGTTATGTGAGCAGGTTAAACGCACGCGCCCTGAGGAGTTGAGCAAATGCTATGCAGTATTTGTGTCGAATGAGGGGCGAACTGTACCGCTCTGGCGCCAAAAAGCCGGACGTGGCGATGATCAAGTTGTGATATGG GACTATCATGTCTTCTTTATGCACAATCCCTTGCCCAACCGCTGTTTGGTATTCGATTTGGATACCACACTACCATTTCccacatattttcataaatacgTTACAGAGACTTTCCGGTCCGATCTCGCACTGCGACCGGAGCATCACAG ATTTTTCAGAGTCATTCCCGCAGATACATATCTAATTGAGTTCTCATCGGATCGTCGACACATGCGTCGACCAGATGGTAGCTGGATTAAGCCGCCACCCTCATATCCACCCATTCTTTCGAACA ctAACTTGCATTGTTTGGGTGACTTCATATGTATGAGCGCTGGTAAAGGACCAGGTGCCGTTTACAGCCTCTCTGAGTTTGTGCAAAACTTTTATAAATCGCCGCATGTTGGCGTGCAGCAGAACAAGTAA
- the tun gene encoding protein N-terminal glutamine amidohydrolase isoform X3 has translation MHNPLPNRCLVFDLDTTLPFPTYFHKYVTETFRSDLALRPEHHRFFRVIPADTYLIEFSSDRRHMRRPDGSWIKPPPSYPPILSNTNLHCLGDFICMSAGKGPGAVYSLSEFVQNFYKSPHVGVQQNK, from the exons ATGCACAATCCCTTGCCCAACCGCTGTTTGGTATTCGATTTGGATACCACACTACCATTTCccacatattttcataaatacgTTACAGAGACTTTCCGGTCCGATCTCGCACTGCGACCGGAGCATCACAG ATTTTTCAGAGTCATTCCCGCAGATACATATCTAATTGAGTTCTCATCGGATCGTCGACACATGCGTCGACCAGATGGTAGCTGGATTAAGCCGCCACCCTCATATCCACCCATTCTTTCGAACA ctAACTTGCATTGTTTGGGTGACTTCATATGTATGAGCGCTGGTAAAGGACCAGGTGCCGTTTACAGCCTCTCTGAGTTTGTGCAAAACTTTTATAAATCGCCGCATGTTGGCGTGCAGCAGAACAAGTAA